The region ACATCGATCACATCGAAGCCGATCTCGATCTGCGCAACAAGGAGGGCCTTGCCCTCAAGGACGCCCTCTCTCTTTAGGTAGCTTTGGTCAGGCGCAAGCTGTGCGACTGACGGCATTCTTATGCTGCGTAACGGCTGATTGCCAAATCTGCCGTCTCGATTTCGGGCGCTTTGCCGCTAATGAGGTCGGCCAGAACCCGCGCAGAGCCGCAGGCCATCGTCCAGCCCAACGTACCGTGGCCTGTGTTGAGGTACAGATTGCTGTAGCGGGTCGCGCCGATGACGGGCGTTCCATCCGGCGTCATCGGGCGCAGGCCGCTCCAGAATTTCGCCTGGGTCTGGTCACCCGCACCACCGAAAAGGTCTTCGATGGAGTGTGTCAGCGTTGCCTGACGTTTTGCAGGCAAATCCTTGCTGAAACCGGCAATTTCTGCCATGCCGCCCACGCGGATACGGTCACCTAGACGCGTCATGGCAATCTTGTGCGCCTCATCCATGACGGTCGAAACAGGCGCGCGCGCGGCATCCATGATGGGAACGGTAATCGAATAGCCCTTGACCGGGTAGACCGGCAGATCGATACCGAGGCGCTTGAGGAATTGCGGCGTATAGCTGCCCATCGCGCCGATGAAAACATCCGCCTCGATGGTGCCCTTTGTGGTTTCCACGGCCGTGACGCGACTGCCTTCGGTGATAGGGCGGGTGATGGCAGTATCGTACATGAACGTGACACCGGCCTGCTCCGCAAGCTTGGAAAGTTCGGTCGTGAACATGAAGCAATCGCCGGTTTCATCGCCCGGCAGGCGAAGGCCGCCGACGATCTTGTCTCGCGATCCCGAAAGGCCGGGCTCGACGGCCACGCAGCCATCTCTATCCAGAATTTCGTAGGGCACGCCACCAGCCTTCAGCACGGCCACATCCTTACCGATACCATCGAACTGTTTCTGGGTGCGGAAGACTTCCAGCGTTCCCTGCGTGCGCTGATCGTACTGGATGCCTGTTTCCTCGCGCAGCGCCATCAGGCAGTCGCGACTATATTCAGCAACCCGCACCATGCGGCTCTTGTTGATGGCATAGCGCGATGAGGTGCAATTGCGCAGCATCTGGCCGATCCATTTCAGCGCGGCGGGGTCCAGCGTCGGGCGAATAATCAGCGGCGAGTGTTCCATGAACAGCCATTTCACGGCCTTCATGGGAATGCCGGGGGCCGCCCATGGTGAGGAATAACCGGGCGATACTTCACCGGCATTGGCAAAGCTGGTTTCCAGCGCCGCCGCAGGCTGGCGATCGATCACGGTTACGGAATGACCGGCTTTTGCCAGATACCAGGCGGACGTTACGCCGACGACACCGGCTCCGAGAATTACGATATTCATCTGCGTCTCACTCGTCTGCGTTTGTTGCGTGGCCGGTTGCGGCGGGCATATCTGGCTGAATGTAGGTACGTCGGTAGCGGTGGCCGAGGCCTGTCAGAATTTCATAGGCAATTGTACCCGCATCTTCGGCTATGTCTTCAATTGACTGATCCGGGCCGATCAATTGAACGAAGCTGCCATGGGTTAAAGTTCCCTCCGGCAGCGCTGAAATATCGATGCTGATACTGTCCATGGACACGCGACCTGCAATCGGCAGGCGCACCCCATTGAAATAGGCGGCACCGCTGTTGCTCAACGAGCGCGGCAGGCCATCGGCGTAACCGGCGGCGAGTGTCGCCAGCCGCGTTTCGCCCGTCGTACGTAGAGAGCCGCCGTACCCCACCAATGTCCCGGCAGGTACCGTACGCGTCTGCACGACAGCAACATCCAGCCGCACCACCGGCTTCATCGGGTTTGGCCGTACCGAGGAAGGCGCGCCGCCATAGAGCGCGATGCCCGGACGCATGACGGCATTGTGGTAATCCGCGCCCAGAAAGATGCCGCCTGAATTGGCAAAGCAAACGGGTGCATCGGGAAACATCTGAATGGCCCTACGCATCACGCTCAACTGGTCCGCATTGGCTGCGTGTTCAGGCTCATCCGCACAGGCCAGATGGCTCATGACGAAGGTGATATCGATGCCATCCAGTAGGTGTGGCGATGTTCTCAGCGTTTCGAGTTCTTGCGGCGCCATGCCGAGGCGTGACATGCCGGTGTCGATCTGAAGCGCCGCGGGCAGGGACTTGCTCAGCGTTGCCGCATGCGCAGCCCATTGCGCAAGCTGCTCCAGCGAGTTGATGACCGGTGTGATGTTCATGGCTGCGCAGGATGTCTCATTGCCCGGCTGCAAACCGTTCAGCACGAAGAGGGCGGCATCGCCCGGAATCCGCAACCGCAGTGCAAGTGCTTCATCGATATGCGCCACGAAGAAATGGCGGCAACCTGCGTCATACAGAACGGGGGCCACGACATCCGCGCCAAGGCCATAGGCGTTGGCTTTGACCACGGCACTGGTCACGGCTCCGGGCGCCCTAGCTTTGAGACTGAGGTAATTGTCTCGCAGAGCACCGAGGTCAATTTTCAGATAACCGCTGGCACCGCCGCTCGCCTTCTGGCGATTGATCGTCATGTCCATCGTCGTTCCCTTGTTATTTTCCAACAAGACTATTGCAACGATCATCGAATTTTCGCAGTTTAGGCCATCGAATATTCCAGAAATTTCGATTTCACGCAATTTTCTACGATAAAACGGAATGATTTTATGTCGGCTTTAGACGCTACCGATCGTCATATCATTCGTGTGCTTCGCCTCAATGCCCGCATCAGCAATGCCAAGCTTGCGGCAGAGGTGGGCCTGTCGCCGTCCGCATGCTTGCGGCGGGTCGACATTCTGGAGCGAGAAGGCGTTATCAGGGGCTATACGGCGCTGACAGGAAGCATGGCGGGCGGCGAAGTTATCTCCGTCATCGTGCAGATCACGCTCGACCGGCAGACCGAGGATTTTCTCAACCGCTTCGAAAGCGCCGTGCGTCGATACCCGGAAATCCGCGAGTGCTATCTGATGACTGGCGGTTCGGATTATTTCCTGCGGGTCGAGGTAGAAACAGCAGGCGATTTCGAACGTGTCCATAAGGATATACTATCGAAATTGCCCGGTGTTTCGCGCATCCATTCCAGCTTTGCCATTCGTAATGCGCTGGCAAGCCCCAAGCCACGGGGGTGAGTGATCAAGCGCTCCACCACCGATAAAAATGATGGACGGGTCCATGCCCGTGGCCGACACGCAGGTCTCGGCCAGCAGCCAGCGCGCCTTGCAAATACTCCTTCGCCAAACCGATAGAATCTGCCAGCGAGACGCCGAGCGCCAGATGTGCCGTGATGGCGGAGGCTAGCGTGCAACCGGTGCCGTGATCATTGTCCGTCTCGATGCGCGGCATGGAAAATGTGTGGACAGTCTCGCCATCCAGCAGGATATCCGTGCTTTCAGCCCCGCTGCCGTGACCGCCCTTGATCAGCACCGCCCGCACTCCGGTGCGAAGAATGGCTTCCGCCTGACGGATTATCTCCTGCCTGTCCGTTGCGACCGGACTTGCGCTCAGTAGTGCCGCCTCCGGCAGATTGGGGGTTGCCAGCAGCGCGAGAGGAAGCAGGCGCAAGCGCAAGGTTTCAATCGCATCTTCCTGCAACAGCCGGTCGCCCGATGTCGCCACCATCACTGGGTCCAGCACAATGGGCGTGGGTTGGTTTGCAAGATGGGTGGCGATGGTCTCGATGGTTTCGATACGCGAGACCATGCCGATCTTGACGGCATTGATATCGAGATCGGAAAATACAGCCTTCATCTGCGCGGTGATCATACCCGCCGAGATGTCTTCCACAGCGGTCACGCCTTTGGTGTTCTGCGCGGTGATCGCGGTCAGCACGCTGGCGCCGTAGACCCCGAGGGCTGAAAATGTCTTGAGGTCGGCTTGAATGCCCGCACCGCCGCCGCTGTCGGAACCGGCGATCGTCAAAGCAATGGATGTCATCGGCGCAACTCCAGTGCGGCATCGATTTCGTCACGAAAAGACTTTGTGGTCATTGTAATATCGGGGGTGCGGAACAGCGCCGAAATTACCGCGACGCCATCTGCGCCAGCGGCGATGACGGGCCGCACCCGTTCCAGTGTGATACCTGCGATGGCACCGACCGCCATTTCGGGTCGCGCCTGTCTGAGATAGCTGCGCAACTGCCTGAGACCATCCAGCCCCACCGGTGCATCCGGGTTCACTTTGGAGATCGTTTCGAAAACACCACCGATGCAAGCGTAATCAGCGGGTGCCTGCGCCGCACGTTCGGCATCCGCGAGGCTCTTCACCGTGAGTCCGATAATCGCATCCGCTCCAAGCAAGCGCCTTGCCGTTTCGGCATCCATATCATCAGCACCCAGATGAACGCCATCGGCCCCCGATGCCAGCGCCACATCGACGCGATCATTGATGACGAGCGGAACGCCTGTCGGCTTCAAGGCATCTAGGATGCGCTTGGCCTGCTCTATCATCGCGCGGGTTGTAGCCTGTTTGTCGCGATACTGGATAATGGTTGCCCCGTTGCGGGCCGCTATAGCCGCGAGATCCGGCAGCGGCGCAATGTCGGTCAACGAAGCATCCACAAGGGCGTTCAGCCGGTAGTCAACGGTCATCATGTTCAATCCTTGCATGGGCGATAATGTCTGCTGTGTCGATGGCGTTGAGCGCATCGAGAAAGGTGGCCTCGAAGGTGCCGGGCCCGCGCGCGTGTTCGGCGGCCAGTTGGGCCGATACGCCGGTGACTGTCAGCGCCGCCGTGGCCGCCAACATCGCATTGGGCTCTACCGCCATGAAGGCTGCAATCACCCCGCCAGACAGGCACCCGGTGCCCGTAACCTTTGCCATCCACGGGTGGCCGTTCCTGATCGTTACCACGCGTGTAGTCTCGGCAAGCAGGTCTTGCGGACCTGTCTGAATGCGAAGGGCACTGCCGACATCGCCGATGACATCCATTTCCGCAGCGTTTCCACGCACGATCGTGGGCTTGAGTGCGATGAGTTCGCGCGCGAAATCCAGTCGGGAGGGCGAGTAATCGCAATGCACCGGGTCGATGATCCAAGGCTTGCTTGTGGCATTCGCCACCTTGACCGCCGTCCGAATAACGTCACGGCGGGCAGCGTCCAGTGTTCCCAGATTGATGGTGAGAGCACCAACCTTGGCCACGAAGCTCTCGATTTCCTCCTGCGATGACGTCATGGAGGGGACCGCGCCAACGGCGGTGATACCGTCTGCGGTAAACTTCTGCACGACGGTATTCATCAGGCAGTGAACCCGTGGCCTTTGTTCGCGCACCCGTGACAGAACGTCTGCCACCGCTTGCGCCGTCGGAAATTTCGCCATCGGTATCGCACTCCAGATATGACATCACGGAGATCCGGTTATGACGAAGAAAAGAAAAGCATGGCCAAGGGGCGACTGTTCCGTTCCTACGCCGGCATGACCCGGATCAGGTTCAAGGGTCCGGCTCAGCGCCATCTCAGCATCGTCAGATGCTCCCCTCGGAATGTCTGGAAAGTGTCGTTTTTTGCGCCCGCTGTCAATGGGCGGGTGAGGGGCGGAAAACGTTGTTTCCGCCCGTCGATATATGGATCAGACGATCTGGACGACGACTTTTTCGCGTGCGGATTTCAGCGCCGCATCGGCGAGTTTCAGCGCGATCAAGCCGTCATGGGCCGATGGTGATGGCGCCACGTTGTTTTCGATGGCGTCGATGAAAGCCTTGATTTCTGCGGCATAGGCTTCCGTGTAGCGTGTCATGAAGAAATCATGCAGCGGCGGGCGCGTATAGCCGTCCTTGGTCGCGATTTCGATGGAAACCGGGCGCTGGTTTTCGGCAGCGACGGAGCCGAGCGATCCGTGCACTTCGATACGCTGATCGTAACCATAGGTCGCGCGGCGCGAGTTGGAAATGATAGCCTGGCGTCCGCTGGCAGTGGTCAGAATGATGCTGGCGCTGTCGAAGTCGCCCAGTTCGCCGATCTTCGGATCGACCAGCACGGACCCTGTCGCGAACACACTGACAATGTCTTCTCCCAGCAGGAAGCGGGCGATGTCGAAATCATGGATGGTCATGTCGCGGAAAATGCCGCCGGAGACCTTGATGTATTCGGGTGGCGGTGCGCCGGGATCGCGGCTGGTGATCGTCACCATCTCGACCTTGCCGATCTGGCCATCATCGATGGCCTTGCGCACGGCGCGGAAATGCGGATCGAAACGGCGGTTGAAACCGAGCATGATCTTCGCATCGGTTTCCTTGACCACCTCGATGCAGGCGGCAGCGCGGGCGACATCCAGATCGATAGGCTTCTCGCAGAAGATCGCCTTGCCAGCGCGCGCGAACTGCTCGATCAGATCGGCATGCGTATTGGTCGGTGTGCAGATGATGACGGCGTCGATCTCTGCATCTGCCAACACGGCATCGATGGTGCTGATTTTGCAGCCGGTCTCATCAGCAATCGCCTGAGCTGCGTCCTGAAAGGCATCGACAACGGCAACCAGTTTGGCGCGTTTGTCGGCGGCAATCGCCTTGGCATGCACTTTTCCGATGCGACCCGCACCCAGCAAAGCCAATCTCGTAACCATCGTTTTCCTCCCGATGTGAATGCCGGGTTCCGTTATGACTGTCGTCTCGCCTGGAACGGCAACGTGCACAATAGACCCATTTGGAATATATGTTCCATCTTGCTAGTGCGCCATTTCATTTGTGTCAAGCCACCGATGAGCGGTCCTGCGGTGGCGTACAGGAGGGAAATATCCGACCGCAGATATCTACGCAGATGCACGGGTTCAGGCGGCGCGGGCAAGTGCCGTCTAACGTCAGTTGTCAGGCATGCCGGGAATGCGATTGACCTCGATCATCTGCCGGATGGTGCGGTCCGCGACCCGTTCAGCACGGGCTTTGGACTGCTCCACATCTTCGGGGAACGTATAGGTCATGTAGGATAGGGATGTTTCGAGGTCGTTGTTGTTGTGACCGAGGATGGCTGCAAAGTAGCTGTTTTTCGTCACGCTCGATTGCGCAAAATTGCGATAGGCGATTTCCGCATAGAGATGGCGCAGGCCGTAGGGCTTCGGGGGTTCTTCCTTCGGCCAGATGTCCTCGAATTTGGCCATAACGGCGTCGCGTAGCGGCAGGCGCACTTCGGCTGTGAAATCATCGACATTGAGGCCGAGCCATAGCTTGCCATCGCTGCTGTTGCGCAGGCGCCCATAGGCATCCAAAACGATTTTCGATTGTTCCAGCACCGGGATTTCATAGGTAACGCCAAATTTCGTGCCTTCGCCCTGCTTGGTTTTGGCCTGCCCATTGAACAGCACGCTCCATTTGGAAACGCCTTTGCCATAGGGCGCGGGTGTCAACTCAGCCTGGGTGAAGATTTCATAGGGACGACGCCCGGTGGTGCCCATCAGGCCTATGGCGATCGTCATAGGGTCCGAGGAGTGCAGATAGCGCCGACAGCGTCTCATGACTTCGGCATAGTTCTCGAAGGTAATGAGCGATCCGTGCTTGGTGGCGATCTTCGCCATTTTTATCTTGCGGGCTTCGTCGTAAAGCTGAGGCGTACCAGCGGCGATGCGCAACATCGGGTGGTCATCGCCGAAGGCTTCGCGAACGGCATTGCGGTATTTGGTGATGTAGGAAATGACGGTCGCCTGCGCCTTGTCGCCCATGGACGCCATCTCGGCATCCCACAGAGTCTGCATCTCCTGTTTCGTCGTCAGCCCGTTGGTGGCCGCGATGAAGTCCGACACGCGCAGCAGAAACCGGGGTTTGCGGCCTGCCATGTTGCTTTCGGCACGCTCCAGCTTCTCCTGAATGGAATTGGCAACCCCACGCAGCGGGTATTCGACCGTTCGGATATAGGTGTCCAGCCGCTCCCGCAGTTTTTTCATGTTGCAGATGGCAAGCGGTGTCGTCTTTGGCCCGAAGGCATCCTTGAGCGCGTATCTATATTTTACGATGTAGAGTTCAAGCGTCTTTTCCGTGCGGCCATTGTCGAAATGGAAGCGTACTTCTTCATTCCATAGGGCACTGATCTTCTTGGGATCGAACGTGCCATCCGGCTTGCGCGTGAGCTTCACCTTCTCGATGAAATCCGCGATACGCTCGACCAAAACCGGTGTTTTTGTTTTTCTTTTTTCGGCCACGGGCATCGTCAGCTCCAGCAATATGATTCGCTTTTAGAAAAGTATATTTTATATACATCACTCAAGGGCATTGTTGACTGCGTTTTTTACGCGAATGGGTCCGTAGGCGAGTTCGCGGGCTGCGTGAACCAGTGCGCGCCATCGTGGTCCATATAAATATGGTCTTCAAGGCGAATGCCGAAACGGCCGGGATAAACGAGCATGGGTTCGTTGGAAAAACACATGCCCTGCGCGAGCGGGGTGGTGTTTCCGCGCACGATATAGGGAGCCTCGTGAATTTCGAGCCCAAGCCCATGACCGGCGCGATGGGGCAGGCCCGGAAGCTGATAATCCGGGCCCAGACCGTGCCCGGCCATGACACGGCGGGCGGCGTCATCGAGTGCACTGCATGGCGTGCCGAGCTTGGCCGCATCGAAAACCGCCTGCTGCGCCTCGCGCTCGATGGCCCAGGCCTCTGCGAAATCCGGCGATGGTTCGTCGATCATGTATGTCCGCGTCAGATCGGAATGGTAGCCATCGATGCGCGTGCCGGTATCGACGAGGATCGCGTCTCCTGGCTGCAAAATCTGGTCGCCATCCGCACCATGCGGCAGGGCAGTGGCAGTGCCGAAGGACACGATGCAGAAAGACGAGCCGCCTTCGCCGCCGAGTTCCAGATGCTGCTCATCGATGAAACGCACGACCTCGGATGCGCGGATGCCATGCTTCATGATGCCATGCGCCCGCTTCTGTACGTCGAGCGTCAGGTTCATGGCATACTGGATGATGGCGATTTCGGTCGTGGATTTGCAAGCCCGTAGGCTGCCAATCATCGGCCCGCCGTCACAAAGCCGGTCCTGACCCAGTTCTCTGGCAAGGCTGTGATAGATGAAGAGCGGCAGCGCATCGTCAAGTGCGACGCGACCCGTGGCGCCAACGAGAGAGGCGACCAGTGCTGCCGGGCGCTCCTCTTCCTGCCAGATGTGAACCTCGCCATCGAGATGGGGCAAGGTATCGACACGGCTTTTTTCGAAACCGGGCACGACATAATGCAGTGCATCCTGCGTAACGACGGCGCCCAGCAGGCGTTCACTCTGATGCCAGACGAGACCGGTGAAATAGCGCAGGCTTTCCGACGAACCCAGAAGCAGAGCGCTAACACCTTGTTGCTCCATCAGGCGGCGCAGGCGATCCAGCCGCTGCTTGCGTTCCGCATCGCCAATCAGGTCCGGCTTCATTCCCAGGAGCATCGTCGTTCTTTCTCTGTCATCGCACGGGGATGGAATACAGAAATGCTGCCTTGTATTCAATATGTCGACAGACGTTTGAGCGAAGAGTTTTAGGGTTGTAGCCGCTTCTTCAGAGAGGCCACGATCCGTTTCGTCAGCGCTTCGTAATCCTCATCGAAGTGGTGGCCGCCGTCGATGCCGATGATCTCGGCGCCCTTGTCCTTCAATGCCGGGCAGGCAGCGTCTTCATCATCTGTGCCGTAGACGCACTGCACGATTTTCGGATCGACCTTCTCCAGATCGGTGACGGGGTCCTGCGTGCCGGAGCCGGAGACGCCAAGCCAGCCGCCCACCGAAATTTCGTAGGAGACCTCATGGGACAGCGACAGCAGGCTCATCTGCACGACGCGGCTTTTGTCCTTTTCCGGCAACAGGTTATAGGTTACGGGAATGACGTCGGCACCGAAGGAATAACCGATCAGCACAACGTTCTTGACCTTCCACTCCTTGCGGTAAGTGTCGATGATGCGGGACAGATCATCGGCGATGTCCTGAGGCTTTTTTTCGGACCAGAAGTAACGCAGCGAGTCCACGCCGATTGTCGGCACGCCGTCCTGTTGCAGGAAACTGCCGACATCCTTGTCCAGATCGCGCCAGCCACCATCGCCGGAGTAGATGATCGCCATCGTATCCATGGTTGGCTTTGCTTCCAGCACGGTCAGCGGCAGACCGAGCGGATTATCCGTATTGCCGGCGGCATCGATGCGATCCTGCAAGGCTTCGGCAAGCGCTGCCTGCGGCTCGTCGGTGACGTCCTTGATGTCGATGTCGGAATGGGATTTCAGCAGTTCTTCGACATGCGCGCGACCCTTGGCATCGGCCTTGGGCGTGAAGACGACGCTAACGGGCGCGGGTAGGGCGCCGTCGGTCAGGCCGTAAATCGTGCGGTTGCCGTCTTTCTGCTTGGTGGCGGGGGTGCAGAGGATCTTTTCAAGTGGAATACCTGCAACAGGATCGACGGCCACGGCCTCGCCGATGGTGGCAGCCGGGCTTTGCGCAATCATGGCCAGCGCCAACGTCGCGCCATCACCCATACCTGCGATAATCGGCGGGCGGTAGTTGGAGACATTGGCCTTGCGCTGAATTTCCTGCGCCAGTTCCTCGATGTCGGAGATCATATAGACGCAGTCATCATCGTCGGCCTGAAGAGCCGCCATATATTTTGGAAAATCGATTCCGACGACTGCCGCACCCTTTTCCACCAGCGCTTCGGCTTCGGTCTGCTCCTGCTCACCCCAGCCGCTCTGGCCGGAGATCAGGAAAATATTGGCTGCCACGTCGCCATCCGGCAGCATGATGTGATCTGGCGGGATCATGCCTGTCTGAAAGCCGTTGGCGTCCTGTGCCGACACTGAAAACGGAATGGAAAGTGTCGCTGCTATCAAGGCGGCTTTCAGATATGTCAGGCCTGTCATTTACCAATCACTCCTCTGACGCCGCCGCTGATGAGAACGGTTGCGTCCATAAGCGCCAATGCGGCGCTGGTACCGTTGGAAACCGCGACATAGCGTGGTTCCCATTTCGGGTGAAACTTAGACTTGAACGCTCTTAATCCCTTGAAATTATAAAAACGTTCGCCGTGTTCAAACAAAGTTCCGCCTATCCGGTCCCAGACCGGCGCAGCGTCACGCTTCGACATGCCGGAAAGCGGGGCCATCCCAAGGTTGAAATAGGAGTAACCCTGTTCGCGCATATATTCAATAATGCTGACGAACAGAAAGTCCATCGCCCCACGCGGTGCATCGGGTGAAAAGCGCATGAGATCGACTGTGACTTCCTGCTTGGTCTCCGTCATCAAAAGGTTGGCGAAAGCCGTGATCTGACCGTCTTTGTAGAGGACGGCAACCGGCTGAGACAGGATGTAGTCCTTCTCGAAAGACCCCAGGGAGAACGTCTTTTCGCGGGTATTGTGGTGCGCAAGCCAGGATTCCGAGACGCGCTTGAGGTCCTCGTAGACTTCTGGAACCTGCGGCGTGTCGATGACCGAGAAGGTCAGGCCATCGCGGGCACCACGGCTGAGCGACTGTCGCAGATTGGCGAGCTTGCCGCCCTTCAGTTCGAACTTGGTAAGGTCAACCATGGCCAGTTCGCCAAGCTTGAAAGCGCGCAGACCGGCATCGGCGCAATAGGTCAGGATGGCAGGTGA is a window of Agrobacterium vaccinii DNA encoding:
- a CDS encoding AcvB/VirJ family lysyl-phosphatidylglycerol hydrolase, with amino-acid sequence MTGLTYLKAALIAATLSIPFSVSAQDANGFQTGMIPPDHIMLPDGDVAANIFLISGQSGWGEQEQTEAEALVEKGAAVVGIDFPKYMAALQADDDDCVYMISDIEELAQEIQRKANVSNYRPPIIAGMGDGATLALAMIAQSPAATIGEAVAVDPVAGIPLEKILCTPATKQKDGNRTIYGLTDGALPAPVSVVFTPKADAKGRAHVEELLKSHSDIDIKDVTDEPQAALAEALQDRIDAAGNTDNPLGLPLTVLEAKPTMDTMAIIYSGDGGWRDLDKDVGSFLQQDGVPTIGVDSLRYFWSEKKPQDIADDLSRIIDTYRKEWKVKNVVLIGYSFGADVIPVTYNLLPEKDKSRVVQMSLLSLSHEVSYEISVGGWLGVSGSGTQDPVTDLEKVDPKIVQCVYGTDDEDAACPALKDKGAEIIGIDGGHHFDEDYEALTKRIVASLKKRLQP
- a CDS encoding hydroxyethylthiazole kinase — its product is MAKFPTAQAVADVLSRVREQRPRVHCLMNTVVQKFTADGITAVGAVPSMTSSQEEIESFVAKVGALTINLGTLDAARRDVIRTAVKVANATSKPWIIDPVHCDYSPSRLDFARELIALKPTIVRGNAAEMDVIGDVGSALRIQTGPQDLLAETTRVVTIRNGHPWMAKVTGTGCLSGGVIAAFMAVEPNAMLAATAALTVTGVSAQLAAEHARGPGTFEATFLDALNAIDTADIIAHARIEHDDR
- the thiE gene encoding thiamine phosphate synthase — protein: MMTVDYRLNALVDASLTDIAPLPDLAAIAARNGATIIQYRDKQATTRAMIEQAKRILDALKPTGVPLVINDRVDVALASGADGVHLGADDMDAETARRLLGADAIIGLTVKSLADAERAAQAPADYACIGGVFETISKVNPDAPVGLDGLRQLRSYLRQARPEMAVGAIAGITLERVRPVIAAGADGVAVISALFRTPDITMTTKSFRDEIDAALELRR
- the alr gene encoding alanine racemase — its product is MDMTINRQKASGGASGYLKIDLGALRDNYLSLKARAPGAVTSAVVKANAYGLGADVVAPVLYDAGCRHFFVAHIDEALALRLRIPGDAALFVLNGLQPGNETSCAAMNITPVINSLEQLAQWAAHAATLSKSLPAALQIDTGMSRLGMAPQELETLRTSPHLLDGIDITFVMSHLACADEPEHAANADQLSVMRRAIQMFPDAPVCFANSGGIFLGADYHNAVMRPGIALYGGAPSSVRPNPMKPVVRLDVAVVQTRTVPAGTLVGYGGSLRTTGETRLATLAAGYADGLPRSLSNSGAAYFNGVRLPIAGRVSMDSISIDISALPEGTLTHGSFVQLIGPDQSIEDIAEDAGTIAYEILTGLGHRYRRTYIQPDMPAATGHATNADE
- the thiD gene encoding bifunctional hydroxymethylpyrimidine kinase/phosphomethylpyrimidine kinase, which translates into the protein MTSIALTIAGSDSGGGAGIQADLKTFSALGVYGASVLTAITAQNTKGVTAVEDISAGMITAQMKAVFSDLDINAVKIGMVSRIETIETIATHLANQPTPIVLDPVMVATSGDRLLQEDAIETLRLRLLPLALLATPNLPEAALLSASPVATDRQEIIRQAEAILRTGVRAVLIKGGHGSGAESTDILLDGETVHTFSMPRIETDNDHGTGCTLASAITAHLALGVSLADSIGLAKEYLQGALAAGRDLRVGHGHGPVHHFYRWWSA
- a CDS encoding telomere resolvase, translating into MPVAEKRKTKTPVLVERIADFIEKVKLTRKPDGTFDPKKISALWNEEVRFHFDNGRTEKTLELYIVKYRYALKDAFGPKTTPLAICNMKKLRERLDTYIRTVEYPLRGVANSIQEKLERAESNMAGRKPRFLLRVSDFIAATNGLTTKQEMQTLWDAEMASMGDKAQATVISYITKYRNAVREAFGDDHPMLRIAAGTPQLYDEARKIKMAKIATKHGSLITFENYAEVMRRCRRYLHSSDPMTIAIGLMGTTGRRPYEIFTQAELTPAPYGKGVSKWSVLFNGQAKTKQGEGTKFGVTYEIPVLEQSKIVLDAYGRLRNSSDGKLWLGLNVDDFTAEVRLPLRDAVMAKFEDIWPKEEPPKPYGLRHLYAEIAYRNFAQSSVTKNSYFAAILGHNNNDLETSLSYMTYTFPEDVEQSKARAERVADRTIRQMIEVNRIPGMPDN
- the iolG gene encoding inositol 2-dehydrogenase: MVTRLALLGAGRIGKVHAKAIAADKRAKLVAVVDAFQDAAQAIADETGCKISTIDAVLADAEIDAVIICTPTNTHADLIEQFARAGKAIFCEKPIDLDVARAAACIEVVKETDAKIMLGFNRRFDPHFRAVRKAIDDGQIGKVEMVTITSRDPGAPPPEYIKVSGGIFRDMTIHDFDIARFLLGEDIVSVFATGSVLVDPKIGELGDFDSASIILTTASGRQAIISNSRRATYGYDQRIEVHGSLGSVAAENQRPVSIEIATKDGYTRPPLHDFFMTRYTEAYAAEIKAFIDAIENNVAPSPSAHDGLIALKLADAALKSAREKVVVQIV
- a CDS encoding Lrp/AsnC family transcriptional regulator — its product is MSALDATDRHIIRVLRLNARISNAKLAAEVGLSPSACLRRVDILEREGVIRGYTALTGSMAGGEVISVIVQITLDRQTEDFLNRFESAVRRYPEIRECYLMTGGSDYFLRVEVETAGDFERVHKDILSKLPGVSRIHSSFAIRNALASPKPRG
- a CDS encoding D-amino acid dehydrogenase; this encodes MNIVILGAGVVGVTSAWYLAKAGHSVTVIDRQPAAALETSFANAGEVSPGYSSPWAAPGIPMKAVKWLFMEHSPLIIRPTLDPAALKWIGQMLRNCTSSRYAINKSRMVRVAEYSRDCLMALREETGIQYDQRTQGTLEVFRTQKQFDGIGKDVAVLKAGGVPYEILDRDGCVAVEPGLSGSRDKIVGGLRLPGDETGDCFMFTTELSKLAEQAGVTFMYDTAITRPITEGSRVTAVETTKGTIEADVFIGAMGSYTPQFLKRLGIDLPVYPVKGYSITVPIMDAARAPVSTVMDEAHKIAMTRLGDRIRVGGMAEIAGFSKDLPAKRQATLTHSIEDLFGGAGDQTQAKFWSGLRPMTPDGTPVIGATRYSNLYLNTGHGTLGWTMACGSARVLADLISGKAPEIETADLAISRYAA
- a CDS encoding M24 family metallopeptidase, whose protein sequence is MLLGMKPDLIGDAERKQRLDRLRRLMEQQGVSALLLGSSESLRYFTGLVWHQSERLLGAVVTQDALHYVVPGFEKSRVDTLPHLDGEVHIWQEEERPAALVASLVGATGRVALDDALPLFIYHSLARELGQDRLCDGGPMIGSLRACKSTTEIAIIQYAMNLTLDVQKRAHGIMKHGIRASEVVRFIDEQHLELGGEGGSSFCIVSFGTATALPHGADGDQILQPGDAILVDTGTRIDGYHSDLTRTYMIDEPSPDFAEAWAIEREAQQAVFDAAKLGTPCSALDDAARRVMAGHGLGPDYQLPGLPHRAGHGLGLEIHEAPYIVRGNTTPLAQGMCFSNEPMLVYPGRFGIRLEDHIYMDHDGAHWFTQPANSPTDPFA